The Candidatus Hydrogenisulfobacillus filiaventi sequence CCCTTCCGCCTTGGCATCCAGTAGACTCCCGTGTGATCCCGGCACCCGCATGGTATCCCCGAAGGTGGTGAAGATGACGCCGGGCTGGCGGGCGATGGCCACCGCGTCGTCCACCCGGCCCATGGGCAGCACGCACACCGGGCAGCCCGGCCCGTGCACCAGGTCGATATTGGGCGGAAGCAGGTCCTCGATGCCGTGCTTGAAGATGGTATGGGTATGGCCCCCGCACACTTCCATGATCTTGATCTCGCGGTCGCCTGCCAGGCGGGCGATGGCATCGGCAGTGCGCCGGGCCAGCTCCGGGTCGCGGAATTCCTCGACGAAGCGCATGGCTCGCCTCCCCCTTTACACCGGTTCCGGCCCGCCGCCGGCATCCCAGAGCGCGACCTCCTCCGACAGGCCCGTCCCCAGCTGGCGCAGCAGGTCCAGCATGGCGGCCGCCTCCCCCTCATCGATGCGGCTCATGGCAAAACCCACGTGTACCAGCACCCAATCCCCCGCCTCCAGGCCCAGGTCCTTCAAGAGGGCGATGCTCACATTGCGCCGGATGCCGATCACGTCCACAGCAGCAATGTCCCGATCCCGGTCCACAATCGCCAGCACCTGCCCGGGAATGGCCAGACACATGCGGAGACACCTCCTCCCTAGTCCGGGCCGGCCCCGCCCGGCGCGGGGCGGGGCCGTCCGGCACGGGGCCTACAGGTTGCGGATGCGCACGTACCGCTGCAGGTCCGGCAGGGACTGCAGCACCAGCTGGGCGGCCCAGATCAGGATCGCCAGCAGGGCCAGGGTGAACAGGAACTGCATCACCGCACCTCCTCTCCGGCGGACTCACGCCTCCGCGGGGCTGCCTGCCCCGTAGGTGGGCGAGTGGCGGACCTCCACCGTGCGGCCGTTACCCACGTACATGTGCACGCCGCAGGGCAGGCAGGGGTCGAAGCTGCGCACCGCCCGCATGATGTCAATGCCCTTGAAGGTGTCCGGGCCGTTCTCCTCGAAGATGGGGGTGCCCTGGACCGCGTCCTCGTAGGGACCGGGGGTCCCGTAGACGTCGCGGGGGTTAGCATTCCAGGGGGTGGGCGGGTAAGGATGGTAGTTGGCGATCTTGCCGTCCCGGATGACCACGTGATGGGAGAGCACGCCCCGCACCGCCTCATGGAAGCCGCAGCCGATGGCTTCCTCCGGCACCTTG is a genomic window containing:
- the hypC gene encoding Hydrogenase accessory protein (Evidence 2a : Function from experimental evidences in other organisms; PubMedId : 8021226; Product type f : factor) gives rise to the protein MCLAIPGQVLAIVDRDRDIAAVDVIGIRRNVSIALLKDLGLEAGDWVLVHVGFAMSRIDEGEAAAMLDLLRQLGTGLSEEVALWDAGGGPEPV
- a CDS encoding conserved protein of unknown function (Evidence 4 : Unknown function but conserved in other organisms), yielding MMQFLFTLALLAILIWAAQLVLQSLPDLQRYVRIRNL